One genomic window of Trichomycterus rosablanca isolate fTriRos1 chromosome 1, fTriRos1.hap1, whole genome shotgun sequence includes the following:
- the slc26a3.2 gene encoding solute carrier family 26 member 3, tandem duplicate 2: MVQTTGNQYFVSRPLYTEDAFTEDYEKVHRQRKTILDHVKQYFTCDSKRAKNAALSLLPVIGWIKMYNIKEWILGDIVSGVSTGLVAVLQGLAYSLLASLPAWYGLYSAFFPVIIYFFLGTSRHISVGAFPVLSLMVGSVVTRLIPDEGPHANITGLEGLNIDDKRAIVSASLTFLIGIFQLGMGLLQVGFIVIYLSDTLVSGFTTASAVHIFISQLKFIFGLKVPGFSGPLALIYILEKTFGQITSTNIHDLVTAIVVITVVFAVKELNDRYKSKLPVPIPIEVIMTIIACGVSYAFNFHANYGVDVVGKIPDRFEPPVAPNLQIFKETAIDAFPISIVGFAVAFAVAKVYSVKHDYAIDGNQELIAFGASNIFGGAFKSLAASTALSRSAVQESTGGKTQIAGLLSAIIVLIVTLAIGFLLEPLPKSVLGAVVIVNLKGMLMQVREVPYLWRKDRPDCLVWIVTCVASILLGLDLGLAVGLGVELIVVVFRTQYPRCCVLANISGTDIYRDRKDYVNIYEPEGVKIFRIPSPIFFANIDFFKGKLIDAVGFNPLRVLRKRNKALRKIRKLLKKGELTVTSKGIHATCSLPIEESEDESNMEDLDQPIDFSDLPVQVNWRSELPANISVPRVDIHSLILDFSAVSFLDISALKVLKTALKEFVRIDVEVYIVACDSYIIEKLKSCKFFDNEITTSIFFLTIHDAMLHIQQLHPPLSISKKVDNNIHNKLNNEKNYLRNREKAGKEPETRF; this comes from the exons ATGGTGCAGACTACAGGAAATCAGTATTTTGTGAGCAGACCACTCTACACagaggatgcttttacagaagaCTATGAGAAAGTCCATAGGCAACGCAAAACTATCCTGGACCATGTAAAGCAATACTTCAC CTGCGATTCCAAACGTGCAAAGAATGCAGCCCTGTCTCTGCTGCCGGTCATAGGCTGGATAAAAATGTATAACATTAAAGAATGGATTCTGGGTGATATCGTTTCTGGAGTCAGCACTGGACTGGTGGCCGTACTGCAAG GGTTAGCATACAGCCTTTTAGCATCTTTACCTGCCTGGTATGGACTATATTCTGCATTCTTCCCTGTCataatttacttttttcttgGCACTTCTCGACACATTTCTGTGG GAGCATTTCCAGTTCTGAGTTTAATGGTTGGGTCTGTAGTGACAAGACTAATACCTGATGAGGGTCCTCACGCTAACATCACAGGCCTTGAGGGGCTTAACATCGATGACAAAAGAGCCATAGTGTCTGCCTCACTTACTTTCCTTATTGGCATTTTCCAG CTTGGTATGGGCTTGCTGCAGGTGGGCTTCATAGTCATTTACCTTTCTGATACTCTGGTATCCGGCTTCACTACTGCTTCTGCGGTTCACATTTTTATATCCCAGCTCAAGTTTATTTTTGGGCTGAAGGTACCAGGCTTCAGTGGTCCACTTGCCCTTATATAT ATCCTGGAGAAAACCTTTGGCCAGATCACCTCAACAAACATCCATGATCTGGTGACGGCCATTGTAGTGATTACTGTGGTGTTTGCTGTGAAGGAGCTCAATGACAGATACAAGTCAAAGCTTCCAGTGCCCATACCAATAGAAGTCATCATG ACTATCATAGCATGTGGAGTCTCATATGCATTCAACTTCCATGCAAATTATGGAGTGGATGTTGTAGGAAAAATACCAGATCG ATTTGAGCCTCCCGTTGCTCCTAATCTTCAGATCTTTAAGGAGACAGCAATAGATGCTTTCCCCATTTCTATAGTGGGCTTTGCTGTGGCCTTTGCTGTCGCTAAAGTCTACTCTGTCAAACACGACTATGCTATAGATGGTAATCAG GAGCTCATAGCTTTTGGTGCAAGTAACATCTTTGGTGGAGCATTTAAATCTTTGGCAGCAAGCACAGCTCTCTCCAGGAGTGCAGTACAAGAGAGCACAGGGGGGAAAACACAG ATTGCTGGACTTCTTTCTGCCATTATTGTGCTAATAGTAACCTTAGCAATAGGGTTCTTACTGGAGCCACTGCCTAAG tcagtacttggAGCAGTGGTAATAGTGAATCTAAAGGGGATGCTAATGCAGGTGCGTGAAGTCCCATACCTTTGGAGGAAGGATCGCCCAGACTGT cttgtttggattgTGACATGTGTTGCCTCCATCCTGTTGGGTCTGGATCTTGGACTCGCTGTAGGACTTGGAGTAGAACTCATTGTTGTGGTCTTCAGAACTCAGTA CCCACGCTGCTGTGTCCTGGCAAACATCTCTGGAACGGACATTTACAGAGACCGCAAGGACtatgtgaat ATATATGAACCAGAAGGAGTAAAGATTTTCAGAATCCCCTCACCGATCTTCTTTGCAAATATTGATTTCTTTAAAGGAAAACTTATTGATGCT GTGGGTTTCAATCCATTGAGAGTACTAAGGAAGAGAAATAAAGCCCTGCGGAAAATTAGGAAACTGTTAAAGAAAGGGGAACTAACGGTTACATCT AAAGGAATACACGCTACATGCAGTCTGCCAATTGAAGAGTCTGAAGATGAAAGCAATATGGAGGACCTAGATCAGCCAATAGACTTCTCCGACCTTCCTGttcaggtgaactggagatctGAACTTCCTGCCAACATCTCTGTTCCTCGAGTTGACATCCACAGTCTCATCCTGGACTTCTCTGCCGTCTCTTTTCTGGACATCTCTGCACTTAAAGTCCTTAAAACG GCTCTGAAAGAATTCGTTCGTATTGATGTTGAGGTCTACATAGTGGCCTGTGACT CATACATCATTGAGAAACTAAAGAGCTGCAAGTTCTTTGATAATGAGATTACGACATCTATCTTCTTCCTGACCATTCATGATGCAATGCTGCACATCCAACAGCTCCATCCACCTTTAAGCATAAGTAAAAAG